The Pirellulales bacterium genome includes the window CAGAACCAGCGAATTGGCAAAAACTGCCATGAAAGCCGCGTATTTCGGCGGCAGATTCGGGATTCACCGGTACAGGCTGCCCAACCGGCAACGTTGGACGTGGCGACCTGAATCCCCCCTAAAAGTACCGGTTTTCCAAAATCCACGAAAATTTAATTGACAAGCTGGTAGCAGACTAACTAGTCTACGCAAATGAGAAGAGAGTGTTGACAGCCTCCAGTAGCGGTGCGGAACGTCGCTGTGGTTTAGGATGTCGCTCAAAATCGCCTTGGTGCCGCTAATGACAGTCATCTGAGATCCGCTTGTCTGGTGACGGAACTCAGTATTTATCTCTGTCTCTAGTTCTGCGGCACTCAGTCTCGGCACGCTCTGTCACAGCCTCGCGATGTACTGGTCGTTGGGCGTGATGCTCGTCTCGGTTCGTCTGGAACCCTTTGAGAGCAAGCTGGCACTGATCTGACGCAGCACACGGCAAGGGCTAATTGCTTGCGCCAAGGCAGAGACGCGACCACGCGGCCAGCGCTGGTCGGCTCCTTCTGAGACTCACCGCACTCTGCAAGCGGACGCCGATCAGGAAGACTCGGCACTCAAGTCTCCAATTTGTTGTTCGCGCCGGCCGCGCCACCACTTTCGCAGCGCCCGGTGGCCCGGGGCGTTTTTTGTTAACCGTACATCCAGTCCCAGAACTTAAGGGTTGCACACTATGAAGAAGACACTCTTCGTTGCACTGTTCGCGATGGTCGCAGCGTCCGCTTCGGCGGCGCCGATCATCACCGCCGATGTCGCCGATCTTGGCGGCGGGTTGCTGAGCTATACCGTCTACGTCGACGACGACGCCAACGCCTCGGCGTCGTACTTCCTCGACAACCTCGCCTTCACCGGCAAGATCTTGCAGGACAAGGCGGGCATCAAGGTTGGCAGCCAAAACGTCATTGTGGACACCGAGGAAGACGCGGATGCCTGGGACGGCGCTAACTACGACAAGCTGATGGATAGCTGGTTCACTGCTCCGTGGACGAGCAACACGGTCGACCCTGGCTTTGTCGACTCGCTCGCGGGCGCAGCGGGCCTGCTTGATCGGACCTACGCCATCACTGCTGGCAGCGGTGGCGGCAGCACGCTGGA containing:
- a CDS encoding PEP-CTERM sorting domain-containing protein encodes the protein MKKTLFVALFAMVAASASAAPIITADVADLGGGLLSYTVYVDDDANASASYFLDNLAFTGKILQDKAGIKVGSQNVIVDTEEDADAWDGANYDKLMDSWFTAPWTSNTVDPGFVDSLAGAAGLLDRTYAITAGSGGGSTLDKVQVAYIVAEGPISYAGLIGRQGANYGVQGVLAIPEPSTAILLGLGGLAMIGIARRRSRTGR